The proteins below come from a single Piscinibacter gummiphilus genomic window:
- the ychF gene encoding redox-regulated ATPase YchF, whose product MSLKCGIVGLPNVGKSTLFNALTKAGIAAENYPFCTIEPNVGVVELPDPRLAQLAEVVKPERIVPAIVEFVDIAGLVAGASKGEGLGNQFLAHIRETDAIVNVVRCFDDENVIHVAGKVDPIADIEVIQTELCLADLGTVEKTLQRSIKAAKSGNDKEAAKLVAVLQKCQAALDEAKPVRSVAFSKEELAVLKPLCLITAKPAMFVGNVDEHGFENNPYLDRLRAYAESQKAPVVAICAKTEAEMAEMSDEDKEIFLADMGQSEPGLNRLIRAGFSLLGLQTYFTAGVKEVRAWTIHIGDTAPQAAGVIHTDFERGFIRAQTIAFDDYIAYKGEQGAKDAGKMRAEGKEYVVKDGDVMNFLFSPS is encoded by the coding sequence ATGAGCCTCAAATGCGGCATCGTGGGCCTGCCCAACGTCGGCAAGTCCACCCTCTTCAATGCGCTGACCAAAGCCGGCATTGCGGCCGAGAACTACCCCTTCTGCACCATCGAGCCCAACGTGGGCGTGGTGGAGCTGCCCGACCCGCGCCTGGCCCAGCTGGCCGAGGTCGTGAAGCCCGAGCGCATCGTGCCGGCGATCGTGGAGTTCGTCGACATCGCGGGCCTGGTGGCGGGTGCGTCGAAGGGCGAAGGCCTGGGCAACCAGTTCCTCGCGCACATCCGCGAGACCGACGCCATCGTCAACGTGGTGCGCTGCTTCGACGACGAGAACGTGATCCACGTGGCCGGCAAGGTCGACCCGATCGCCGACATCGAAGTCATCCAGACCGAGCTCTGCCTGGCCGACCTCGGCACGGTGGAAAAGACGCTGCAGCGCTCGATCAAGGCCGCCAAGTCGGGCAACGACAAGGAAGCCGCCAAGCTCGTGGCCGTGCTGCAGAAGTGCCAGGCTGCGCTCGACGAAGCCAAGCCGGTGCGCAGCGTCGCCTTCAGCAAGGAAGAGCTGGCGGTGCTCAAGCCGCTGTGCCTCATCACCGCCAAGCCGGCCATGTTCGTCGGCAACGTCGACGAGCACGGCTTCGAGAACAACCCCTACCTCGACCGCCTGCGCGCCTACGCCGAGAGCCAGAAGGCGCCGGTGGTGGCGATCTGCGCCAAGACCGAGGCCGAGATGGCCGAGATGAGCGATGAAGACAAGGAGATCTTCCTCGCCGACATGGGCCAGAGCGAGCCGGGCCTGAACCGCCTGATCCGCGCCGGCTTCAGCCTGCTGGGCCTGCAGACCTACTTCACCGCCGGCGTGAAGGAAGTGCGCGCCTGGACCATCCACATCGGCGACACCGCCCCGCAGGCCGCCGGCGTGATCCACACCGACTTCGAGCGCGGCTTCATCCGCGCCCAGACCATCGCCTTCGACGACTACATCGCCTACAAGGGCGAGCAGGGCGCGAAGGACGCCGGCAAGATGCGCGCGGAAGGCAAGGAATACGTCGTCAAGGATGGCGACGTGATGAACTTCCTCTTCTCCCCCAGCTAA
- a CDS encoding flavodoxin, whose amino-acid sequence MNKVLVVTYSNTGTSLRLARRLCALKGWPLGEVDDAAPRHGVAGAWRCVLDSLLRRTPGIDYAGALPSEFDTVVLVAPIWLYRLAGPMRSFVTRYRSELHDVAVISVTEQPGPHDAPDEITRITGRAPLLHTDFTGQDADDGRCGLRLLAFAHALVEAKDHVEPTRLVLAPTADQLIAGGLSRPQFPLLPDQDLRSWGSRKVPIG is encoded by the coding sequence ATGAACAAGGTCTTGGTGGTCACGTATTCGAACACCGGCACTTCGCTGCGACTGGCCCGGCGGCTCTGTGCGCTCAAGGGATGGCCCCTCGGCGAAGTCGACGATGCGGCACCCCGACACGGCGTGGCGGGCGCGTGGCGCTGCGTTCTCGATTCCCTGCTGCGTCGCACGCCAGGCATCGACTACGCCGGTGCCTTGCCGTCGGAGTTCGACACCGTGGTGCTGGTCGCGCCGATCTGGCTCTATCGCCTGGCAGGCCCGATGCGCAGCTTCGTCACCCGCTACCGGTCAGAGCTGCACGACGTCGCGGTCATTTCGGTGACGGAGCAACCCGGGCCGCACGATGCGCCGGACGAGATCACCCGGATCACCGGCCGGGCGCCGTTGCTGCACACGGACTTCACCGGGCAGGACGCAGACGATGGCCGGTGCGGGCTGCGCCTGCTCGCGTTCGCGCATGCGCTCGTGGAAGCCAAAGACCATGTGGAACCCACGCGCCTCGTGTTGGCCCCCACCGCGGACCAGCTGATCGCGGGGGGCCTGTCGCGGCCGCAGTTTCCGCTGCTGCCCGACCAGGATCTGCGGTCCTGGGGTTCGCGCAAAGTGCCGATCGGTTGA
- a CDS encoding ribose-phosphate diphosphokinase, whose protein sequence is MLLAFSLEADDDVVAQSWARGLGVMLAKREERSFEDGERKLRPLVAPRNADAYVLCSLHGEPGQSPHDKLCRLAMFIAALRDHGAARVTAVVPYLAYARKDRRTQPFDPVGGRYVAQMLEAVGLTRLFVLEPHNVAAFDNAFRCEAHALAAHPAFADVAAELAASGEPLAVASPDPGGVKRAQLWREALEVQLHREVGFAMVDKRRSSGIVSGSHLVAGDVAGANVLLFDDLIASGETMLRAAVALRRAGARRVVACAAHGLFVADAARVLADEQIDQVVVTDSVASFRVPPQSPLRRKLRVVSCVPQLVDAIKTSLASP, encoded by the coding sequence ATGCTCCTCGCGTTTTCTCTCGAGGCGGACGATGATGTCGTCGCCCAGTCGTGGGCCCGAGGGCTCGGCGTCATGCTGGCGAAGCGCGAGGAACGCAGCTTCGAAGACGGAGAACGCAAGCTCAGGCCGCTTGTCGCACCGCGCAACGCCGACGCGTATGTGCTGTGCAGCCTCCACGGCGAACCCGGCCAGAGCCCGCACGACAAGCTCTGCCGCCTGGCGATGTTCATCGCCGCGCTGCGCGACCACGGCGCCGCCCGCGTGACCGCCGTCGTGCCGTATCTCGCCTATGCACGCAAGGACCGGCGCACGCAGCCCTTCGATCCCGTGGGCGGGCGCTATGTGGCGCAGATGCTCGAAGCCGTGGGCCTGACCCGGCTCTTCGTGCTGGAACCGCACAACGTCGCGGCGTTCGACAACGCCTTCCGCTGCGAAGCCCACGCGCTGGCGGCACACCCCGCCTTCGCCGACGTGGCCGCCGAACTCGCCGCCAGCGGTGAACCCCTGGCCGTGGCCTCACCGGACCCCGGTGGCGTCAAGCGGGCCCAGTTGTGGCGCGAGGCGCTCGAGGTCCAGTTGCACCGGGAGGTCGGCTTCGCCATGGTGGACAAGCGGCGCAGCAGCGGCATCGTGAGCGGGTCGCATCTGGTCGCAGGAGACGTGGCCGGCGCGAACGTGCTGCTGTTCGACGACCTGATCGCCAGCGGCGAGACGATGCTGCGTGCTGCCGTGGCGCTGCGGCGCGCGGGTGCGCGGCGCGTGGTCGCCTGCGCCGCGCACGGGCTCTTCGTTGCCGATGCGGCACGGGTTCTTGCCGACGAGCAGATCGACCAGGTGGTCGTCACCGACAGCGTGGCGTCGTTCCGGGTGCCGCCGCAGAGCCCTCTGCGCCGCAAACTGCGCGTGGTGAGTTGCGTGCCGCAACTCGTCGACGCCATCAAGACGTCGCTCGCATCCCCTTGA
- a CDS encoding PAS domain S-box protein: MTPAAPFRRTPHWLLALAGTALAYGIAGWLALSLAIPPGYASPLYPAAGVALACVLTFGWRMLPGVALGSFAVNALIAIDHGPMALGTSLLLPAFGALGATLQAWVGAVLVRRFASQPLTLSEPHDIVVFFGLGGVASCLISATVGTAALHWLRGPLPDSLWFTWAVWASGDILGVLVAAPMVLTLIGQPRSEWAARRLNLGLTLAVATLLMALGVRQVAHWAEVRLLAGFDRDAVNASSSLAARMQYPLHALEAVRGAYLASEDVTRSEMRRATQSWLTPGSQLQAMGYGEFISRAEVPAYEARVRATDFPNFTVFDRPDSPLPKLPDDRLAVMRYIEPFDVNAGALGVNIRSIPEARAAVDATVRTDSPAATAGFRATQHLGDETIVVIYQALYQGAPTTVSERLVSARGLVFVTLRMDAALAAFRSSLPHYLTVCVVDTDPMATRRRLAGPAGCDAQTYDLTHVRPLAFAGRQWDLRISAQRNDMPDAHERDALLFSLVGLLATAMLGALLLTVTGRTRRIEAAVQDRTAALQREIAERERTEVDLRESEQRFRNILNNVPIGVVYTDLQGHVQQVNPRFCELTGYSADALMGMDLATLTHPEDRAQNAELSAQLLRGDIPMYRLQSRFLTRDKRMVWVQAVVTLLRDVQGAPHRIVGVVEDITEHLRLAEAERAREIAEAANLAKSEFLSRMSHELRTPLNAMLGFAQLLELDQNHPLPAAQRPWVAQIQGAGWHLLDMINDVLDLSRIESGTLNLQPDRLDLREVIASALPLVEQDARRRHLQVTQDVPDDAARVIGDATRVKQILINLLSNAVKYNSEGGRIHVTARRIQPDAVELVVSDTGLGMTAQQLEQLFQPFNRLGRERSAMEGTGIGLVISQRLAELMGGSLRARSTAGAGSSFILTLPRAERPDTAPGQLDALDEEASEYHQRRVHYVEDNETNVEVMRGILLRRPQVQFDVSITGLDGLAAIRARQPDLVLLDMHLPDIDGLELLRHLKSDPTTEHIPVVVVSADALALQIEAAMQAGAFHYLTKPVSVAELLSVVDAVLEGAETKFG, from the coding sequence ATGACGCCTGCCGCGCCCTTTCGACGAACGCCCCACTGGCTGCTCGCGCTGGCCGGCACGGCGCTGGCGTATGGCATCGCGGGCTGGCTGGCGCTCTCGCTGGCCATTCCTCCCGGCTACGCCTCCCCGCTCTACCCTGCAGCCGGCGTCGCGCTGGCCTGTGTGCTCACCTTCGGCTGGCGCATGCTGCCCGGCGTGGCGCTCGGATCCTTCGCGGTCAATGCGCTGATCGCGATCGACCACGGCCCGATGGCGCTGGGCACCAGCCTGCTGTTGCCCGCCTTCGGGGCCCTCGGGGCCACCTTGCAGGCCTGGGTGGGCGCGGTGCTGGTTCGGCGTTTTGCGAGCCAGCCGCTCACGCTCAGCGAGCCGCACGACATCGTGGTGTTCTTCGGGCTGGGCGGGGTGGCGTCGTGCCTCATCAGCGCCACGGTGGGCACCGCCGCGCTCCACTGGCTGCGCGGCCCGCTGCCCGACTCGCTGTGGTTCACCTGGGCCGTGTGGGCCTCGGGCGACATCCTCGGCGTGCTCGTCGCGGCGCCGATGGTGCTCACGCTCATCGGCCAGCCGCGAAGCGAATGGGCGGCCCGCCGGCTCAACCTCGGCCTGACGCTCGCCGTGGCCACCTTGCTCATGGCGCTGGGCGTGCGGCAGGTCGCCCATTGGGCGGAGGTGCGGCTGCTGGCCGGCTTCGACCGCGATGCGGTGAATGCGTCGTCGAGTCTTGCCGCACGCATGCAGTACCCGCTGCACGCACTGGAGGCGGTGCGGGGCGCGTACCTCGCCTCGGAAGACGTCACACGCAGCGAGATGCGGCGCGCCACGCAGTCGTGGCTCACCCCGGGCAGCCAGTTGCAGGCGATGGGCTACGGCGAGTTCATCTCGCGCGCCGAGGTACCCGCCTACGAGGCGCGGGTGCGTGCGACCGATTTCCCCAACTTCACAGTCTTCGACCGGCCTGACTCCCCACTGCCGAAGCTGCCCGATGACCGCCTCGCGGTGATGCGCTACATCGAGCCCTTCGACGTCAACGCAGGCGCGCTCGGCGTCAACATCCGGTCGATCCCCGAAGCCCGCGCCGCGGTGGATGCCACCGTGCGCACCGACAGCCCGGCCGCCACCGCGGGCTTTCGCGCGACGCAGCACCTCGGCGACGAAACCATCGTCGTCATCTACCAGGCGCTGTACCAGGGCGCGCCCACGACGGTGAGCGAACGGCTGGTCAGCGCGCGCGGCCTCGTCTTCGTCACGCTGCGCATGGATGCAGCGCTCGCCGCCTTCCGTTCCAGCCTTCCGCACTACCTGACCGTGTGCGTGGTCGACACCGACCCCATGGCCACGCGCCGCCGGCTGGCGGGGCCGGCCGGCTGCGATGCGCAGACCTACGACCTCACCCACGTGCGCCCGCTCGCGTTTGCCGGCCGCCAATGGGACCTGCGCATCTCGGCCCAGCGCAACGACATGCCCGATGCCCACGAGCGCGACGCCCTGCTCTTCTCGCTGGTGGGCCTGCTGGCCACCGCGATGCTCGGTGCGCTGCTGCTCACGGTGACGGGCCGCACCCGCCGCATCGAGGCCGCGGTGCAGGACCGCACCGCCGCACTGCAACGCGAGATTGCCGAGCGCGAGCGCACCGAGGTCGACCTGCGCGAGAGCGAGCAGCGCTTCCGCAACATCCTGAACAACGTGCCGATCGGCGTGGTCTACACCGACCTGCAAGGCCACGTGCAACAGGTCAACCCCCGCTTCTGCGAACTCACCGGCTACAGCGCCGACGCCCTGATGGGCATGGACCTCGCCACCCTCACCCACCCGGAAGACCGGGCTCAGAACGCCGAGCTGTCGGCCCAGCTCCTGCGCGGGGACATCCCGATGTACCGCCTGCAGAGCCGCTTCCTCACGCGCGACAAGCGCATGGTGTGGGTGCAGGCGGTGGTGACGCTGCTGCGTGACGTGCAGGGCGCGCCGCACCGCATCGTGGGCGTGGTGGAAGACATCACCGAGCACCTGCGCCTGGCCGAAGCCGAGCGGGCGCGCGAAATCGCCGAGGCGGCCAACCTCGCCAAGAGCGAATTCCTCTCGCGCATGAGCCACGAGCTGCGCACGCCGCTCAACGCGATGCTCGGCTTCGCACAACTGCTCGAACTCGACCAGAACCACCCGCTGCCCGCCGCGCAGCGGCCATGGGTGGCGCAGATCCAGGGGGCAGGCTGGCACCTGCTCGACATGATCAACGATGTGCTCGACCTGTCGCGCATCGAGTCGGGCACGCTCAACCTGCAGCCCGACCGGCTGGACCTGCGCGAGGTCATCGCCTCGGCGTTGCCGCTCGTCGAGCAGGACGCGCGCCGCCGCCACCTGCAGGTCACGCAAGACGTGCCGGACGACGCCGCCCGGGTGATCGGCGACGCGACGCGCGTGAAGCAGATCCTGATCAACCTGCTGTCCAACGCCGTCAAGTACAACAGCGAGGGTGGGCGCATCCATGTCACGGCGCGCCGCATCCAGCCCGACGCAGTGGAACTGGTCGTGTCGGACACGGGCCTCGGCATGACGGCCCAGCAGCTCGAGCAGCTCTTCCAGCCGTTCAACCGCCTCGGCCGCGAACGCTCGGCGATGGAAGGCACCGGCATCGGCCTCGTCATCAGCCAGCGCCTGGCCGAACTCATGGGCGGCTCGCTGCGGGCGCGCAGCACGGCGGGTGCGGGCTCGTCGTTCATCCTCACCCTGCCACGCGCCGAACGGCCCGACACCGCGCCCGGGCAACTCGACGCGCTCGACGAAGAAGCCAGCGAGTACCACCAGCGCCGGGTGCACTACGTCGAAGACAACGAGACGAACGTCGAGGTGATGCGCGGCATCCTGCTGCGCCGGCCGCAGGTGCAGTTCGACGTGTCGATCACCGGGCTCGACGGCCTGGCAGCCATACGCGCCCGGCAGCCCGACCTGGTGCTGCTCGACATGCACCTCCCCGACATCGACGGGCTGGAGCTGCTGCGGCATCTGAAGTCGGACCCGACGACCGAACACATCCCCGTGGTGGTGGTGTCGGCCGATGCCCTGGCCTTGCAGATCGAGGCGGCCATGCAGGCCGGCGCCTTCCACTACCTCACCAAGCCGGTCAGCGTGGCGGAGCTGCTCTCGGTCGTCGATGCCGTGCTGGAAGGGGCCGAAACCAAGTTCGGCTGA
- the rpoH gene encoding RNA polymerase sigma factor RpoH, whose translation MNATASALTVRDPWSLVPSLGNLDAYISAVNRVPLLTQEEEVNFARRLREHGDVESAGKLVLSHLRLVVSISRQYLGYGLPHGDLIQEGNVGLMKAVKRFDPDQGVRLVSYAMHWIKAEIHEYILKNWRMVKVATTKAQRKLFFNLRSMKQSLKEDSADGATHRNTLTQGEVDTVAERLNVKREEVLEMETRMSGGDVALEPQTDDGEESYAPIAYLADDSTEPTRVIEAHRRDWLAGDGIAQALDALDARSRRIVEERWLKVNDDSSGGMTLHDLASEYGVSAERIRQIEVAAMKKMRKALAQDA comes from the coding sequence ATGAACGCTACTGCTTCTGCCCTGACCGTCCGTGACCCGTGGTCGCTGGTGCCGTCGCTCGGCAACCTCGACGCTTATATCTCGGCCGTCAACCGCGTCCCCCTGCTCACGCAGGAGGAAGAGGTCAACTTTGCCCGCCGCCTGCGCGAACACGGCGATGTCGAGTCTGCCGGGAAGCTGGTGCTGTCGCACCTGCGGCTGGTGGTGTCGATCTCGCGCCAATACCTGGGCTACGGCCTGCCGCACGGCGACCTGATCCAGGAAGGCAACGTCGGCCTGATGAAGGCCGTCAAGCGCTTCGACCCCGACCAGGGCGTGCGCCTGGTGAGCTATGCGATGCACTGGATCAAGGCCGAGATCCACGAGTACATCCTCAAGAACTGGCGCATGGTGAAGGTGGCCACCACCAAGGCCCAGCGCAAGCTCTTCTTCAACCTGCGCTCGATGAAGCAGAGCCTGAAGGAAGACTCGGCCGACGGCGCCACCCACCGCAACACGCTGACGCAAGGCGAGGTCGACACCGTCGCCGAGCGCCTGAACGTGAAGCGCGAAGAGGTGCTGGAGATGGAAACCCGCATGTCGGGCGGTGACGTGGCCTTGGAGCCGCAGACCGATGACGGCGAAGAAAGCTACGCGCCGATCGCCTACCTGGCCGACGACAGCACCGAGCCCACGCGCGTGATCGAAGCGCATCGGCGCGACTGGCTGGCCGGCGACGGCATCGCCCAGGCGCTCGACGCCCTCGATGCCCGCAGCCGACGCATCGTCGAGGAGCGCTGGCTCAAGGTGAACGACGACAGCTCCGGCGGCATGACGCTGCACGACCTGGCCAGCGAATACGGCGTGAGCGCCGAGCGCATCCGCCAGATCGAAGTGGCGGCGATGAAGAAGATGCGCAAGGCGCTGGCGCAAGACGCCTGA
- a CDS encoding SCO family protein, producing the protein MTTRRHTLIALAALLAGCDKLTGAKTGFKAIDITGADYGKALSLPDQDGKTRTLADFKGKVTVVFFGYTQCPDVCPTTMAELAQVKKALGADGDKVQGVFISVDPERDTPERLKAYMQGFDPSFIALRGTPEQTAAAAKDFRVYYSKVPGKTEGSYTMDHTAGSYIFDTTGRLRLFTRYGEKDGTANLTADIKALLANA; encoded by the coding sequence GTGACCACTCGCCGCCACACCCTCATCGCGCTGGCTGCGCTGCTTGCCGGCTGCGACAAGCTGACCGGGGCCAAGACCGGCTTCAAGGCCATCGACATCACCGGCGCCGATTACGGCAAGGCGCTCTCGCTGCCCGACCAGGATGGCAAGACCCGCACGCTGGCCGACTTCAAGGGCAAGGTGACGGTGGTGTTCTTCGGCTACACCCAGTGCCCCGATGTGTGCCCCACCACGATGGCCGAGCTGGCGCAGGTGAAGAAGGCGCTTGGCGCCGACGGCGACAAGGTGCAGGGCGTGTTCATCTCCGTCGACCCCGAGCGTGACACCCCCGAGCGCCTCAAGGCCTACATGCAGGGCTTCGACCCGAGCTTCATCGCGCTGCGCGGCACGCCGGAGCAGACGGCCGCGGCCGCCAAGGACTTCCGCGTGTACTACTCCAAGGTGCCCGGCAAGACCGAAGGCAGCTACACGATGGACCACACCGCCGGCTCGTACATCTTCGACACCACAGGCCGCCTGCGGCTCTTCACCCGTTACGGCGAGAAGGACGGCACTGCCAACCTCACCGCCGACATCAAGGCGCTGCTCGCCAACGCCTGA
- the cyoE gene encoding heme o synthase — MPETLSSPAPAAAQASVVRQFYALTKPRVVQLIVFCAVIGMLLAVPGLPDWRVVLPATAGIWLVAAAAAAFNCLVEQRIDAKMARTAWRPTAKGELTNTQTLVFSAVLCAIGSALLYWLVNPLTMWLTFATFVGYAVIYTVVLKPMTPQNIVIGGASGAMPPVLGWAAMRGEVGPEALMLCLIIFLWTPPHFWALALYRVEDYRRAGLPMLPVTHGNEFTRLQVLLYTFVLFAATLLPFIFGMSGVIYLVSAVLLGAGFIGYAWRLWRHYSDALARSTFRFSILHLSLLFAALLLDHYLVPLL; from the coding sequence ATGCCCGAAACCCTCAGCTCCCCCGCCCCGGCTGCCGCACAGGCGTCGGTGGTCCGCCAGTTCTACGCGCTGACCAAGCCGCGCGTGGTGCAGCTCATCGTCTTCTGCGCCGTGATCGGCATGCTGCTGGCCGTGCCGGGCTTGCCCGACTGGCGCGTGGTGCTGCCCGCCACCGCCGGCATCTGGCTGGTGGCCGCGGCGGCGGCCGCGTTCAACTGCCTCGTCGAGCAGCGCATCGACGCGAAGATGGCCCGCACCGCCTGGCGGCCCACTGCCAAGGGCGAACTCACGAACACGCAGACGCTCGTCTTCTCTGCCGTGCTGTGCGCCATCGGCAGCGCGTTGCTGTACTGGCTCGTGAACCCGCTCACCATGTGGCTCACCTTCGCCACCTTCGTCGGCTACGCCGTCATCTACACCGTGGTCCTCAAGCCGATGACGCCGCAGAACATCGTGATCGGCGGCGCATCGGGCGCCATGCCGCCGGTGCTCGGCTGGGCCGCGATGCGCGGCGAGGTGGGGCCCGAGGCGCTGATGCTGTGCCTCATCATCTTCCTGTGGACGCCGCCGCACTTCTGGGCGCTTGCGCTGTACCGCGTCGAAGACTACCGCCGTGCCGGCCTGCCCATGCTGCCCGTCACGCACGGCAACGAGTTCACCCGGCTGCAGGTGCTGCTCTACACCTTCGTGCTCTTCGCCGCGACGCTGCTCCCGTTCATCTTCGGCATGAGCGGCGTGATCTACCTCGTGTCGGCCGTGCTGCTGGGCGCCGGGTTCATCGGCTACGCATGGCGCCTGTGGCGCCACTACTCCGATGCGCTGGCCCGCAGCACCTTCCGCTTCTCGATCCTGCACCTGTCGCTGCTCTTCGCGGCCTTGCTGCTCGACCACTACCTGGTGCCCCTGCTGTGA
- a CDS encoding COX15/CtaA family protein produces the protein MSSQPLYNLDPVLWLAGVGLLLGGGALAWNWWRHRHATPAVRLRALTWLTLFLTFDLVIFGAFTRLTDSGLGCPDWPGCYGSASPLGAHADIQAAQTAMPTGPVTHGKAWVEMVHRYLATGVGVLIIALAAGSWRAHRRGDAALSPWWATVTLVWVCLQGAFGALTVTMKLYPAIVTLHLLGGMGLLVLLAVQGEAYERKPLRLSPALKIGVWALALLSVAQIALGGWVSTNYAVLACRDFPTCQGEWWPPMDFEHGFAVLRELGAGKDGGYLPFAALTAIHVTHRMGALVVLSLMLLVAWGLRQAGGLAHRRFAGALLAIAVWQFMSGLSNVVLGWPLVAALAHTAGAAALITVISVVVVRARQASLAS, from the coding sequence GTGTCGTCGCAGCCGCTCTACAACCTCGACCCCGTGTTGTGGCTGGCCGGTGTGGGCCTGCTGCTGGGGGGCGGTGCGCTCGCTTGGAACTGGTGGCGGCATCGTCACGCCACGCCCGCCGTGCGCCTGCGTGCCCTGACCTGGCTCACGCTCTTTCTCACCTTCGACCTCGTGATCTTCGGCGCCTTCACGCGCCTCACCGATTCCGGCCTCGGCTGCCCCGACTGGCCCGGCTGCTACGGCAGCGCGAGCCCGCTGGGCGCGCATGCCGACATCCAGGCCGCACAGACCGCGATGCCCACCGGCCCGGTCACGCACGGCAAGGCCTGGGTGGAGATGGTGCACCGCTACCTGGCCACGGGTGTCGGCGTGCTGATCATCGCGTTGGCCGCGGGCAGCTGGCGTGCGCATCGGCGCGGCGACGCCGCACTGTCGCCCTGGTGGGCCACCGTCACGCTGGTGTGGGTGTGCCTGCAGGGCGCGTTCGGCGCGCTCACGGTCACGATGAAGCTGTACCCCGCCATCGTGACGCTGCACCTGCTGGGTGGCATGGGCCTGCTGGTGCTGCTGGCGGTGCAAGGTGAAGCCTACGAGCGCAAGCCGCTGCGGCTGTCGCCCGCATTGAAGATCGGCGTCTGGGCGCTCGCGCTGCTGAGCGTCGCGCAGATCGCGCTCGGCGGCTGGGTCAGCACCAATTACGCAGTGCTCGCCTGCCGCGACTTCCCCACCTGCCAGGGGGAATGGTGGCCGCCGATGGACTTCGAACATGGCTTCGCCGTGCTGCGCGAGCTCGGGGCCGGAAAGGACGGCGGCTACCTGCCGTTTGCCGCGCTGACGGCCATCCACGTGACGCACCGCATGGGCGCGTTGGTCGTGCTCAGCCTGATGCTGCTCGTCGCCTGGGGCCTGCGCCAAGCCGGCGGACTGGCTCACCGCCGCTTTGCAGGCGCCTTGCTCGCGATCGCGGTCTGGCAGTTCATGAGCGGCCTGAGCAATGTCGTGCTCGGCTGGCCGCTGGTGGCGGCGCTCGCGCACACCGCGGGTGCCGCCGCGCTCATCACCGTGATTTCAGTGGTGGTGGTGCGCGCCCGGCAGGCAAGCCTCGCCTCGTAA
- a CDS encoding SURF1 family protein, producing MASWLADPRRRAVIVLVATLVGMAVTARLGVWQLSRASQKEALQASLDTRGTLPPLRMNTLPQGDEQVQAELHRPVVLRGEWLAQATVFLDNRQMNGRPGFFVMTPLLIAPGDAVLVQRGWVPRDLQDRTHVPPVATPSGAIELQGWLAAAPGRLFDFAPGAPASGPIRQNLVLADHSRELGVTLRPWTVLQSDEGAPQGDGLLRQWPRPAADVHKHYGYAFQWFGLCALMAGLYVWFQLLRPRFQRRR from the coding sequence ATGGCTTCCTGGCTGGCTGACCCGCGTCGGCGCGCGGTGATCGTGCTTGTGGCCACGCTCGTGGGCATGGCCGTGACGGCGCGGCTGGGCGTGTGGCAGCTGAGCCGCGCGTCGCAGAAAGAAGCACTGCAAGCCTCGCTCGACACACGCGGAACGCTGCCGCCCTTGCGCATGAACACCCTGCCGCAGGGCGATGAGCAGGTGCAGGCCGAGTTGCATCGGCCCGTCGTCCTGCGTGGCGAATGGCTGGCCCAGGCGACCGTCTTCCTCGACAACCGCCAGATGAACGGCCGCCCCGGCTTCTTCGTGATGACGCCGCTGCTGATCGCGCCGGGCGATGCGGTGCTGGTGCAGCGAGGCTGGGTGCCTCGCGACCTGCAGGACCGCACCCACGTCCCGCCGGTGGCCACGCCTTCCGGTGCGATCGAGCTCCAGGGGTGGCTCGCCGCCGCGCCGGGGCGTCTATTCGACTTCGCCCCTGGTGCGCCGGCCTCGGGGCCGATCCGGCAGAATCTCGTGCTTGCCGATCACTCGCGCGAGCTCGGCGTGACGCTTCGACCCTGGACGGTTCTGCAGAGCGACGAAGGCGCACCCCAGGGTGACGGCCTCTTGCGCCAATGGCCGCGGCCCGCGGCCGATGTTCACAAGCACTACGGCTACGCCTTCCAGTGGTTCGGTCTGTGCGCCTTGATGGCAGGTTTGTATGTCTGGTTCCAACTCCTCCGCCCCCGCTTCCAGCGACGCCGGTGA
- a CDS encoding twin transmembrane helix small protein: MKYFIAAALVLIIGALASAGVFMMRDGRDGKPKTSNMMRALALRVGLSILLFLCILLAYKMGWIRPTGIPIER, translated from the coding sequence ATGAAGTACTTCATTGCCGCAGCCCTCGTGCTCATCATTGGGGCCCTGGCCTCCGCGGGCGTGTTCATGATGCGCGACGGCCGTGACGGCAAACCCAAGACCTCGAACATGATGCGAGCCCTCGCGCTGCGTGTCGGTCTGTCGATCCTGCTGTTTCTGTGCATCCTGCTCGCCTACAAGATGGGCTGGATCCGACCCACGGGGATTCCGATCGAGCGCTGA